From a region of the Vibrio ostreae genome:
- a CDS encoding FAD-binding oxidoreductase produces MKNLQNSEIEAFKNQFGGEVILPTNPAFEEVRQIWNAMIDRKPSIIARCTCADDVVLAVNLARVPQLLLSVRGGGHYIAGNAVCDEGLMIDLSLLNQVEVDPISVWRESVRAAPWLMWTGRPRRMG; encoded by the coding sequence ATGAAAAACTTACAAAACTCAGAAATTGAGGCTTTTAAAAATCAATTTGGTGGTGAAGTTATTTTGCCGACCAATCCCGCCTTTGAAGAAGTTCGTCAAATCTGGAATGCCATGATTGACCGTAAACCCAGTATCATCGCACGCTGCACATGTGCGGACGATGTAGTGTTGGCAGTTAATCTAGCCCGCGTGCCCCAACTATTATTGTCCGTGCGCGGTGGCGGCCACTATATTGCGGGTAATGCTGTGTGCGATGAAGGTCTGATGATTGATCTGTCGCTATTGAATCAGGTCGAAGTTGATCCGATAAGCGTCTGGCGAGAGTCGGTCCGGGCTGCACCCTGGCTGATGTGGACGGGGCGACCCAGGCGCATGGGCTAG
- a CDS encoding FAD-binding oxidoreductase, producing MDGATQAHGLAMPVGINSTTGIAGLTLGGGFGWLSRNYGMTIDSLVSAHVVTADGRQILASETENSDLFWGLRGGGSNFGIVTQFEFKLHPVGPNVLSGLMVFPFAQAKSILTQFARFTQTAPDELSVWMVARKHRHCRFIRRRAW from the coding sequence GTGGACGGGGCGACCCAGGCGCATGGGCTAGCAATGCCAGTCGGCATCAATTCCACTACCGGGATTGCCGGTTTAACCCTGGGTGGTGGATTCGGTTGGCTGAGCCGCAATTATGGCATGACCATCGATAGTCTGGTCAGTGCTCACGTCGTCACTGCGGACGGGCGTCAGATCCTCGCCAGCGAAACAGAAAACAGCGACCTGTTTTGGGGGCTGCGCGGCGGCGGCAGTAACTTTGGCATCGTGACCCAGTTTGAGTTCAAACTGCATCCAGTGGGGCCAAATGTATTGAGCGGCTTGATGGTATTCCCTTTTGCGCAGGCCAAATCGATTCTGACGCAGTTTGCCCGCTTTACCCAAACCGCGCCGGATGAACTGAGCGTGTGGATGGTGGCCCGTAAGCACCGCCACTGCCGTTTTATCCGAAGACGTGCATGGTAA
- a CDS encoding BBE domain-containing protein: MAGPTLIFLTQDEAGRTESAYGPTFKRLQAIKKKYDPDNLFCMNQNIKPA; encoded by the coding sequence GTGGCGGGGCCTACATTAATTTTTCTCACTCAGGATGAAGCCGGCCGCACCGAATCCGCTTACGGACCGACCTTCAAGCGATTGCAGGCGATCAAGAAAAAATATGACCCGGATAATTTGTTCTGTATGAACCAGAATATCAAGCCCGCCTGA
- the amrS gene encoding AmmeMemoRadiSam system radical SAM enzyme produces the protein MQGSPPDYFPTRYWHKLADGRVCCDVCPRQCTLREGKRGACFVRIHHQGEIVLTSYGRSSGFCIDPIEKKPLNHFYPGSSVLSFGTAGCNLSCQFCQNWDISKSRQFDTLCDTAMPEELAQTALKYGCKSLAFTYNDPVVFMEYAMDTALAAHQLGLKSVAVSAGYICDQPREAFYRCMDAANIDLKGLQRAFLSQDLPWPSTTGARYAALSETRNGCVAGNHHLTDPG, from the coding sequence ATGCAAGGTTCTCCACCCGACTATTTCCCGACCCGTTACTGGCATAAACTGGCCGATGGCCGGGTATGCTGCGATGTCTGCCCGCGCCAATGCACCCTGCGTGAGGGCAAACGCGGCGCCTGCTTTGTGCGTATTCATCACCAGGGCGAGATCGTTCTGACCAGTTACGGCCGTTCATCCGGCTTCTGTATTGATCCGATTGAAAAGAAACCGCTCAACCATTTTTATCCCGGATCCAGCGTACTGAGTTTCGGGACGGCTGGTTGTAACCTCAGCTGTCAGTTTTGTCAGAACTGGGATATCAGCAAATCACGCCAGTTCGATACCCTTTGCGATACCGCGATGCCCGAGGAACTGGCGCAAACCGCACTCAAATACGGCTGCAAAAGTCTGGCGTTTACTTATAACGATCCTGTGGTGTTTATGGAGTATGCCATGGATACTGCGCTCGCCGCGCACCAACTCGGACTGAAAAGCGTGGCAGTCAGTGCCGGATATATCTGTGACCAGCCAAGAGAAGCGTTTTATCGCTGTATGGACGCCGCTAATATCGATTTAAAAGGGCTTCAGCGAGCATTTCTATCACAAGATCTGCCATGGCCATCTACAACCGGTGCTCGATACGCTGCTCTATCTGAAACAAGAAACGGATGTGTGGCTGGAAATCACCACCTTACTGATCCCGGATGA
- the amrB gene encoding AmmeMemoRadiSam system protein B, with product MNLPLDIGNTIQPKALIVPHAGYFYSGEVAAQAYQCLAPFRSVITHVVLLGPSHHVALQGAAVPDSDVFITPLGEVKIDKAGVEMLLQRQLVIQSERAHHWEHALEVQLPFLQHCLANFTVLPLVVGPSEPTKLKQILTLSSLGDQTLIVVSSDLSHYHPYQEAQRIDADTVERVSALSTDIHSHQACGCYAINGLLELARDQAWQIECLAQTNSGEVMAKRKHRAVKADEEVVGYASFVLY from the coding sequence ATGAACCTGCCTCTGGACATCGGCAATACAATCCAGCCTAAGGCGCTGATTGTTCCTCACGCCGGCTACTTTTATTCCGGTGAGGTGGCCGCACAGGCGTATCAGTGTCTGGCACCGTTTCGTTCGGTGATCACTCATGTTGTGTTGCTCGGCCCCAGTCATCATGTCGCCTTGCAGGGCGCAGCTGTACCTGACAGTGATGTGTTTATCACGCCTTTAGGTGAGGTAAAGATTGATAAGGCAGGTGTTGAAATGTTATTGCAGCGGCAATTGGTGATTCAATCTGAGCGCGCTCATCATTGGGAGCATGCACTGGAAGTGCAACTGCCGTTTTTGCAGCATTGCCTTGCCAACTTTACTGTCTTGCCGTTGGTGGTCGGTCCGAGTGAGCCGACTAAGCTGAAACAAATACTGACGTTATCATCGTTAGGAGACCAGACGTTGATCGTGGTGAGCAGTGACCTGAGTCATTATCATCCTTATCAGGAGGCGCAGCGTATTGACGCCGATACGGTTGAGCGGGTGTCTGCCCTGAGTACGGATATTCATTCTCACCAGGCTTGTGGCTGCTATGCCATTAACGGCTTACTGGAATTGGCCCGAGATCAGGCCTGGCAGATTGAGTGTCTGGCTCAGACCAACTCAGGTGAGGTGATGGCAAAACGCAAGCATCGCGCTGTCAAGGCTGATGAGGAAGTGGTGGGCTATGCCAGTTTTGTCTTGTATTAA
- the amrA gene encoding AmmeMemoRadiSam system protein A, whose amino-acid sequence MPVLSCIKLSDDERRALLDLVWQVLEQALAGRGFQLPNAPQSETLSQPAASFVTLHHNGQLRGCIGSLSADEALWKNVCHNAYASGFKDARFAPLTVQDKAGLSVEVSVLSTFTPVENLGEVELLQRLRPAIDGLLLEDQRHRAVFLPSVWQALPEPDQFVAALKAKGGWPPGYWSKDIDIHLFATTVISDNAGSV is encoded by the coding sequence ATGCCAGTTTTGTCTTGTATTAAGCTCAGCGATGACGAGCGCCGGGCATTGCTCGATTTGGTGTGGCAGGTGTTGGAACAGGCGCTCGCTGGTCGGGGCTTTCAGCTGCCGAATGCGCCGCAAAGTGAAACCCTGAGCCAACCTGCCGCCAGCTTTGTTACTCTGCATCACAACGGGCAACTGCGCGGCTGTATTGGTTCGTTGTCGGCCGATGAAGCGTTATGGAAAAACGTCTGTCACAATGCTTACGCCAGTGGATTTAAAGACGCGCGCTTTGCGCCGCTGACAGTGCAAGACAAGGCGGGATTAAGCGTTGAGGTTTCAGTATTGTCTACGTTCACTCCCGTCGAAAATCTGGGTGAGGTTGAATTGTTGCAGCGGCTCAGGCCAGCCATCGATGGCTTATTGCTTGAAGATCAGCGTCATCGCGCCGTCTTCCTGCCCTCGGTATGGCAAGCCTTGCCCGAGCCCGATCAGTTCGTGGCCGCGTTAAAAGCCAAAGGTGGCTGGCCGCCGGGCTATTGGAGCAAGGACATCGACATCCATTTATTTGCGACCACGGTCATCAGTGACAACGCAGGCTCGGTATAA
- a CDS encoding deaminase has translation MPKWSQCDRGVKLDTLDLSDCVMYATCEPCPMCVAVMMWAGIKTCYYASSHRDAAAHGFSDQHLRDYLDGSDKSAFDMIHVTQGREDCQAIWDEFTRLSAKP, from the coding sequence ATGCCGAAATGGTCGCAGTGCGACAGGGGTGTAAAACTCGACACCCTGGATCTGTCCGATTGTGTGATGTACGCCACCTGTGAGCCGTGCCCGATGTGTGTCGCGGTGATGATGTGGGCCGGTATCAAAACCTGTTATTACGCGTCGTCACACCGTGATGCGGCCGCGCATGGCTTTTCCGACCAACACCTGCGTGATTACCTTGATGGCTCGGACAAATCGGCCTTCGACATGATTCATGTCACTCAGGGAAGAGAAGACTGTCAGGCCATCTGGGATGAGTTCACCCGGCTGAGTGCTAAACCATAA
- a CDS encoding tRNA-specific adenosine deaminase — protein MCQTVPTHLDQYFQLACDTTIEGLRKGTGGPFGATLVRNGEVICAVGNTVLEQTDISGHAEMVAVRQGCKTRHPGSVRLCDVRHL, from the coding sequence ATGTGTCAAACGGTGCCAACCCATCTCGATCAATATTTTCAGCTCGCCTGCGATACCACCATCGAAGGTTTGAGAAAAGGCACCGGCGGCCCATTTGGCGCCACATTAGTACGCAACGGTGAAGTCATTTGTGCGGTCGGCAATACGGTGTTGGAACAAACCGATATTTCCGGCCATGCCGAAATGGTCGCAGTGCGACAGGGGTGTAAAACTCGACACCCTGGATCTGTCCGATTGTGTGATGTACGCCACCTGTGA
- a CDS encoding AAA family ATPase → MKKPLQVVVTGGPGGGKTTALDLFRRELGKQIVVVPEAATLLFSGGVTRCNNEQAIKMVQKTIFQLQRNLEDIHKLQYPDRLLVCDRGSLDGLAYWPNSESDFFKQVNSTFEKEIARYDAVIFFESAAASGKDISSNNPTRNESLAQAAKLDKKLQRIWSRHPHFYFVGSSESFVRKIMFGIMTLENVINRYPAP, encoded by the coding sequence ATGAAAAAGCCATTACAAGTGGTAGTAACCGGAGGCCCTGGCGGCGGTAAAACCACCGCTCTGGATCTGTTTCGACGCGAACTGGGAAAGCAGATCGTTGTGGTCCCCGAAGCGGCAACGCTGCTGTTTTCAGGCGGCGTAACCCGCTGTAATAACGAGCAGGCGATAAAAATGGTGCAGAAAACCATTTTTCAGCTGCAGAGAAACCTGGAAGATATTCATAAACTGCAGTATCCGGACCGTTTATTAGTCTGTGATCGTGGCTCTCTCGATGGCCTCGCCTATTGGCCCAATTCGGAAAGTGACTTCTTCAAGCAGGTTAACTCCACTTTCGAGAAAGAGATCGCCCGCTACGACGCCGTGATCTTTTTTGAGTCAGCCGCGGCTTCGGGTAAAGACATCAGCAGCAATAATCCAACCCGTAATGAATCTCTGGCTCAGGCGGCCAAGTTGGATAAAAAGTTACAGCGTATCTGGTCACGCCATCCACACTTTTATTTTGTCGGCAGCTCCGAATCCTTTGTCAGAAAAATCATGTTCGGCATTATGACGCTGGAGAATGTGATTAATCGCTACCCTGCGCCTTAA
- a CDS encoding EAL domain-containing protein, whose protein sequence is MEYQPVIAVNDRHIIGVESLVRWHDSKFGRVSPEVFIAIAEKLHLYPKLSYFIAEHSVTEMAPILQRYPTFALGINIDTYEIQDQKYLPYLFELVQCYNINPDQIKIEITERISLPLTELSDFSQRAKSFGFNVVLDDFGTGVANLVWLTELDFDFIKVDRIFVNALNYDVKRKMVGPIMELLTSLNRPVIFEGVETQREHDIIKQNCHWGYIQGWYFYRSMPKPELDQLLAKQALTPGIHNGPQTPNLAQLKVI, encoded by the coding sequence ATGGAGTACCAACCAGTAATCGCGGTGAATGACCGCCACATTATTGGTGTTGAAAGCTTGGTACGCTGGCATGACAGCAAGTTTGGCCGAGTATCTCCTGAAGTATTTATTGCTATTGCAGAAAAGCTGCATCTTTATCCGAAGTTATCTTATTTTATCGCCGAACACTCGGTTACAGAAATGGCGCCGATATTACAGAGGTATCCAACCTTTGCATTGGGCATAAATATTGATACCTATGAAATACAGGATCAGAAATACCTGCCTTACCTGTTTGAACTGGTTCAATGCTACAACATTAATCCGGATCAGATCAAAATCGAGATCACCGAGCGCATTTCTCTGCCACTAACTGAACTGTCGGATTTTTCCCAACGGGCAAAATCGTTCGGTTTTAATGTGGTGCTGGATGATTTCGGCACCGGTGTCGCCAACCTGGTGTGGCTGACCGAGCTCGATTTTGACTTTATCAAAGTAGACCGGATTTTTGTGAATGCATTGAATTACGATGTGAAACGCAAGATGGTTGGGCCGATAATGGAACTGCTCACCAGTTTAAACCGACCAGTGATATTTGAAGGGGTTGAAACCCAGCGCGAGCACGACATCATCAAGCAAAACTGCCATTGGGGCTATATTCAGGGTTGGTACTTTTACCGTTCAATGCCGAAACCCGAACTGGACCAACTGCTGGCTAAGCAAGCGTTAACGCCCGGGATTCACAATGGCCCACAGACACCAAATCTGGCACAACTAAAAGTAATTTAA
- a CDS encoding CSS-motif domain-containing protein, with product MDIVKRFYQCLVFLTITVITILVVDYITYHIQKDEQLRFNQLAYEEAVQVAEQIIAVLNTAQTLPQPKCDSETLNSLRVLTHHNSKIYDLGLIEGDTVMCSANWGKLGPIKIASNNETAFLSFVFYSQVSHLFPTDQTYSLVQKGRFFSVDEPNLYASLIRQQPHFWFQISTHDGQHVFYRYQPNKSKKLLFPPLEIHTKLCHDDYNFCVYIDNYAAGLAHYPPGIFFVLLFIAGLFGLIATYAWFSFFKSVIIWKAAFVKH from the coding sequence ATGGATATAGTAAAACGTTTTTATCAATGCTTAGTTTTTTTGACTATCACTGTCATTACAATCTTAGTCGTTGATTATATTACTTATCATATTCAGAAAGACGAACAACTGAGATTTAATCAACTTGCCTATGAAGAAGCGGTGCAAGTCGCCGAGCAAATTATCGCGGTATTGAATACAGCGCAGACTTTGCCACAGCCTAAATGTGACTCAGAGACCTTAAATTCTCTCAGAGTACTCACTCACCATAACAGTAAAATTTATGACCTCGGCCTTATCGAAGGCGATACCGTGATGTGCTCTGCAAACTGGGGCAAACTGGGTCCGATTAAAATTGCTTCCAATAATGAAACTGCATTTTTAAGCTTTGTGTTTTACTCACAAGTCAGTCATCTGTTTCCGACCGATCAAACCTATAGCCTGGTACAAAAAGGTCGGTTTTTCTCTGTCGATGAACCCAATCTCTATGCATCTTTGATAAGACAGCAACCTCATTTCTGGTTTCAAATAAGCACCCATGATGGCCAGCACGTGTTTTATCGTTATCAACCAAACAAATCAAAGAAACTATTATTCCCGCCATTAGAAATACATACGAAGTTATGTCATGATGATTACAATTTCTGTGTCTATATTGATAATTACGCTGCAGGGTTAGCGCATTATCCTCCTGGCATATTTTTTGTTTTATTATTCATCGCAGGGTTGTTTGGTCTTATTGCCACCTATGCCTGGTTCAGTTTTTTCAAAAGCGTAATTATCTGGAAAGCCGCTTTCGTAAAGCATTAA
- a CDS encoding metallophosphoesterase — translation MNALEKLPLHRSISANISGRDLFIGDVHGDFTLLIHALKMVHFDKYRDRVFAVGDLTDRGNDSWQCLTLAREKWFYPVLGNHESFILQRYDESPDRQSNWLLNGGEWWLQLSPAQQALAREIVVSQYSLTLSVAVGNKTIGVLHAEYPYFNWPPQAEFIDEELRHRMLWGRDDILRSSAQLIDNVDFVVCGHTPLDCPKIRKNKLFIDTGSGYEPNNFIPDPRLSVCEFHPNAIEIRSFNLHDEKRTEIELV, via the coding sequence ATGAACGCGCTGGAAAAACTGCCATTACATCGCTCTATCAGTGCCAATATCTCGGGGCGGGATCTGTTTATCGGGGATGTGCACGGTGACTTCACTTTGCTGATCCATGCGCTGAAGATGGTTCATTTTGACAAGTACCGCGACCGGGTGTTTGCGGTGGGCGATCTCACTGACCGGGGCAATGACTCCTGGCAGTGTCTGACCCTCGCCAGAGAGAAATGGTTTTATCCGGTATTGGGTAACCATGAAAGCTTCATTCTGCAACGTTACGATGAATCGCCCGACCGGCAAAGCAACTGGCTGCTCAATGGCGGTGAATGGTGGCTACAACTCAGTCCGGCACAACAAGCCCTTGCGCGGGAAATCGTAGTGAGCCAATACAGTCTGACGCTCAGTGTCGCGGTGGGCAATAAGACGATCGGTGTTTTACATGCCGAGTACCCGTATTTCAACTGGCCACCACAGGCTGAGTTTATTGATGAGGAATTGCGCCATCGGATGCTGTGGGGAAGAGACGATATTCTGAGAAGCAGCGCGCAGTTAATTGATAACGTGGACTTTGTCGTGTGCGGACACACACCTCTCGATTGCCCTAAGATCAGAAAAAACAAACTGTTTATCGATACAGGCTCCGGCTACGAACCCAATAATTTTATCCCTGATCCTCGGCTGAGCGTCTGCGAGTTTCATCCGAACGCCATCGAAATACGTTCGTTTAACTTACACGATGAGAAACGCACTGAAATCGAATTGGTCTAG
- a CDS encoding LysR family transcriptional regulator: MELRQLKHFVTAVEQGSISAAARVLNLAQPAISSSIKKLEQELKTPLFNRRDRGISLTKAGSEFVLHARQILRQADDAKLAMQAMEGLDQGQVDIAVPSMLGSYYFPPLLMAFRHQYPNIDMSIQDTGTRNIRRMLLDGEVELGVVASKDLTPELESGPLIREEMVVCMSVDHPLAEKEVIEYADFLSHDLVLFRKGYYHHILLDRICRKENIKPRVAFISNLLPLIKSVIRQGYAISPMWQVAIREDDQIVTRPFAETFEIDLSLAWRKDSYLSRANQVFRDFILAEVNGH; encoded by the coding sequence ATGGAACTCAGACAGTTAAAGCACTTTGTCACTGCCGTGGAACAGGGGTCGATTTCAGCCGCAGCCCGGGTACTCAATCTGGCTCAGCCAGCCATCAGCAGCAGCATCAAAAAGCTCGAACAGGAGCTGAAAACACCGCTGTTCAACCGCCGTGACCGCGGCATCAGTCTGACCAAAGCGGGCAGCGAATTCGTATTGCATGCACGGCAAATATTACGCCAGGCAGACGACGCTAAACTGGCGATGCAAGCCATGGAAGGGTTGGATCAGGGGCAGGTCGATATTGCCGTACCGAGCATGCTGGGCTCCTATTACTTCCCGCCTCTGCTGATGGCCTTTCGCCATCAATATCCCAATATCGATATGAGTATTCAGGACACTGGTACCCGCAATATTCGCCGTATGCTGCTTGATGGCGAGGTTGAACTCGGTGTGGTAGCAAGTAAAGATCTCACTCCGGAACTCGAAAGCGGCCCGTTAATTCGCGAAGAGATGGTCGTCTGTATGTCGGTCGATCACCCGTTGGCCGAAAAAGAGGTCATCGAATATGCCGACTTTCTCTCCCATGATTTGGTGCTGTTCCGCAAGGGCTACTATCACCACATTCTGCTCGATCGTATCTGCCGCAAAGAGAACATCAAGCCACGGGTGGCATTTATCAGTAACCTGTTACCACTGATCAAATCCGTTATCCGCCAGGGCTACGCCATTTCTCCGATGTGGCAGGTTGCCATCCGCGAGGATGACCAGATAGTCACCCGCCCATTTGCCGAAACGTTTGAAATAGATCTGAGCCTGGCCTGGCGCAAAGACAGTTACCTCTCGCGCGCCAACCAGGTATTCCGTGATTTCATTTTAGCTGAGGTGAATGGGCATTAG
- a CDS encoding MFS transporter: MKKTAHYSRVVICVCLFSIVTFANIYWLQPLLPVIQKEFEVSSLAANLAMSAPLLGMGLGLLIFASVSDAIGRCKVLLVGTAIGLLVSVVLPLVHNYQLFLTLRFLQGVFLAVTPALAVPLMGEELRKSWLAGAVGFYVASNTLGGICSRLLGGLSTEYLGNWNYAGYVIAGLSLVLYAIIYYLLPAQRHFKPAPLKVGKCLKAYGYHLKNPQLVILYLLIGLAFGTFVNLSNYLMLVLSEFPYNLPSDVRSLMFLTLLGGTTSSSLAGKFAKKFSQIAGVAFGAVIMLMANFLMSWANIYTMVIGMVIGMVMVSVGFFFCHAQASTLIGRKVTQSKGSAQALYSLFYYSGASLGVFFLEPFYQTWGWQGILGATRIALALCILLVIIYQWISAYKDSHSHAMS; encoded by the coding sequence GTGAAAAAAACAGCCCATTACAGCCGAGTCGTTATTTGTGTTTGTCTATTTTCGATAGTCACCTTTGCCAATATCTATTGGTTGCAGCCGTTGTTGCCCGTGATTCAGAAAGAATTTGAGGTAAGCTCTCTGGCCGCTAACCTGGCTATGTCTGCACCTTTGCTGGGTATGGGATTAGGACTGCTTATTTTCGCCAGCGTGTCGGATGCGATAGGTCGTTGTAAAGTGCTGCTGGTCGGGACGGCGATTGGCTTATTGGTGTCTGTGGTTTTGCCGTTGGTGCACAACTATCAGCTGTTTCTTACGCTGCGCTTTTTGCAGGGTGTGTTTCTGGCGGTGACGCCGGCGCTGGCGGTGCCACTGATGGGCGAAGAGCTGAGAAAAAGCTGGCTCGCCGGTGCGGTTGGTTTTTACGTGGCATCGAATACGCTGGGCGGGATTTGCAGCCGCTTACTTGGTGGCCTGAGTACCGAATATCTGGGCAATTGGAACTATGCCGGTTATGTGATTGCCGGCCTCAGCCTGGTTTTGTATGCCATCATCTATTATCTGTTACCTGCGCAACGCCACTTTAAGCCGGCGCCACTTAAAGTGGGTAAGTGTTTGAAAGCGTATGGCTATCATCTGAAAAATCCGCAGTTAGTGATCCTTTATCTGTTGATTGGTCTGGCATTCGGCACTTTTGTTAACTTGTCTAATTACCTGATGCTGGTGCTGAGCGAGTTTCCGTATAACCTGCCAAGTGATGTGCGCAGTCTGATGTTCCTGACTCTGCTCGGCGGAACGACCAGCTCTTCGCTGGCCGGTAAATTTGCCAAGAAGTTCAGCCAGATCGCGGGTGTTGCGTTTGGCGCCGTCATCATGCTGATGGCCAACTTCCTGATGAGCTGGGCGAACATCTATACCATGGTGATTGGTATGGTGATTGGTATGGTGATGGTGTCGGTCGGTTTCTTCTTCTGTCATGCTCAGGCCAGTACTTTGATTGGTCGTAAAGTGACCCAATCAAAAGGCAGCGCTCAGGCACTTTATAGTTTGTTCTATTACTCCGGTGCCAGCTTAGGTGTGTTCTTTCTGGAGCCTTTCTATCAAACCTGGGGTTGGCAGGGCATTCTGGGGGCGACCCGTATCGCCCTGGCGTTGTGTATTTTGCTCGTCATTATTTACCAGTGGATCAGCGCCTATAAAGACAGCCATTCTCACGCAATGTCTTAA